One segment of Heteronotia binoei isolate CCM8104 ecotype False Entrance Well chromosome 18, APGP_CSIRO_Hbin_v1, whole genome shotgun sequence DNA contains the following:
- the DYNLL2 gene encoding dynein light chain 2, cytoplasmic: MSDRKAVIKNADMSEDMQQDAVDCATQAMEKYNIEKDIAAYIKKEFDKKYNPTWHCIVGRNFGSYVTHETKHFIYFYLGQVAILLFKSG, from the exons ATGTCTGACAGAAAGGCTGTGATCAAGAATGCGGACATGTCCGAGGACATGCAGCAGGATGCCGTCGACTGTGCCACACAGGCCATGGAGAAGTACAACATAGAGAAGGATATTGCGGCATACATTAAAAAG GAATTTGACAAGAAATACAACCCCACTTGGCACTGCATTGTGGGCAGGAACTTCGGCAGCTACGTAACGCACGAGACAAAGCACTTCATCTATTTCTACTTGGGCCAGGTCGCAATCCTCCTCTTCAAGTCGGGATAG